In Brassica napus cultivar Da-Ae chromosome A3, Da-Ae, whole genome shotgun sequence, the sequence ttcttcttcttatcaaccgaaacaaagataaaacaaaactttgagttttaaaacaaaactttgaGTTTTCTTATAAGcttaaagaaagagaaagaaagatgatgTGTTCGTTGTTTAGCCAATGATTACGATTTAGCTGACCACTTCGAgagatttaaaaacaaaaaaaacgagaGAGAGCAGGGAGTACattttagaaagaaaagaagaatgaAGTCCTTTTGTGATAATGATGATAATAATCATGGCAACACGACCAATTTGCTAGGGTTTTCGTTGTCTTCAAATATGTTGAAaatgggaggaggaggaggagaagaagctctgtactcatcttcttcttcagctgctACTTCTTCTTCTGTTCCACCGCAACTTGTTGTTGGTGATAACAGTAACAACTATGGAGTTTGCTATGGATCTAACTCAGCGGCTGGGGGAATGTATTCTCAAATGTCTGTCATGCCACTCAGATCTGACGGCTCTCTTTGCTTAATGGAAGCTCTCAACAGATCTTCTCACTCAAACCAGCATCACCATACTCAAGGTTAGTAGTAATGTGAATTAGGTTAACAACAAGTTGGATaatctttatttctttttgtttttctggTTGTGTCTTGTATGATGGAAACATGTTTGGTCCtgaggagtttttttttttcctttttagtttCATCTCCAAAGATGGAGGATTTCTTTGGGACCCATCACAGCAATACAAGTAACAAAGAAGCCATGGATCTTAGCTTAGATAGTTTATTCTACAACACCACTCATGAGCCAAACAACAACACAAACTTTCAAGAGTTCTTTAGCTTCCCACAAGCCAGAAACCACCATGAGGAAGAAACAAGAAGTTACCAGAATGACCCTGGTTTGACACATGGAGGAGGTTCTTTTAATGTAGGGGTATATGGGGAATTTCAACAGTCACTGAGTTTGTCCATGAGCCCTGGGTCACAATCTAGCTGCATCACTGGCACTCACCaccaccaaaaccaaaacaaccAAGCGCAAAACCACCATCAGATCTCTGAAGCTTTGGGGGTGGAGACAAGTGTTGGATTTGAGACAACAACAATGGCGGctgctgcaaagaagaagagaggacaAGAGGAAGTAGTGGTTGTTGGACAGAAACATATTGTTCATAGAAAATCTATTGATACCTTTGGACAACGAACTTCTCAATACCGAGGCGTTACAAGGTTCTCtttcattattaatatttaaatattatttgacTTTTGTTAGACAAGTTTTCTTGTACTTATTATTCAACGGGTTTTAATCACGTGAAACAGACACAGATGGACTGGTAGATATGAAGCTCATCTATGGGACAATAGTTTCAAGAAGGAAGGTCATAGCAGAAAAGGAAGACAAGGTTTGGagcattatttatttattattttaattataatctaCTTTTCTTTAGgcttaatattttatataattttatttgatatgttACTGACAATGGGTGTGTTTTTTTCTACCCTatttgtgattatgatttgatgATCTTCTTCTTAGTTTATCTGGGTAAGTACACACTTCAATCTTCATGGATTCATGATTTCCCCCTAAATTTTCTCGGGGAAATAATGATGGATTTTGACTGctttttgtttgattaaaaCTTTTTAGGAGGTTATGATATGGAGGAGAAAGCTGCTCGAGCATATGATCTAGCTGCACTCAAGTACTGGGGTCCCTCTACTCACACCAATTTCTCTGTAAACCATTTTCTCTtccttttgaatttttaattccTACTTTATATCTTATTGACCTTAATGTTTTATGTTATGctaattgagttttttttatgggttttaaaaGGTGGAGAATTATCAGAAAGAGATTGAGGACATGAAGAACATGACTAGACAAGAATATGTTGCTCATTTGAGAAGGAAAAGCAGTGGTTTCTCTAGGGGTGCTTCCATCTATAGAGGAGTCACAAGGTCCTTTAACAtacatttattcaactttattatatagttttcatttattaaattagaaaatgCAAATATTGACTTTGTGGTTCTCTTGTACTAGACACCACCAGCATGGAAGGTGGCAAGCTCGGATCGGTAGAGTCGCTGGAAACAAAGATCTCTACCTCGGAACTTTTGGTAAATTTCACTGGTGATTGTCGTCTATTGTaagctattttaaaatatattatagtctCACGTAATGTTTTTAAACACTATTAATTAGGAACTCAAGAAGAAGCTGCGGAAGCCTATGATGTAGCAGCCATCAAGTTCCGTGGCACAAACGCTGTGACTAACTTTGATATAACAAGGTACGACGTTGATCGCATAATGGCTAGTAACACACTCTTGTCTGGAGAGTTAGCTAGAAGGAACATCAACAGCATTGTGGTTCGGAACAACAACAACGAAGAAAACGCTGTTAATGCTGTCGTGGACGGTGGTTTGAACAAAGAAGTTAGTAGTCCGGAGAGAGAGTTGAGTTTTCCGGCGATTTTTACGTTGCCGCAAGTTGGTCAGAAGATGTTTGGAGCAAATATGGTCGGAAACATGAGTTCTTGGACTACGAACCCTAGTGCTGAGCTCAAGGCCGTTTCACATACTTTGCCTCAGATGCCTGTTTTCGCTGCGTGGGCTGATTCTTGATCCAATCTATTGCCTAACTATGGTTTTCTTGGTTTAGTTGCCAAGTGTTTCAGTTTATCCCCGGTTTTACCCGGTTTGAATTAAATTCGGTTTAGTTTATCAGTATAAATAGTCTTTTGCTTAGGAGCGAGCGGTATATGTTTCTTTTGAGTAGTATTCATGTGAAACAGAATGAATCTCTCTATAACATATGATTTCAATGCATTTATTTCTTCAAATCCCTGTTTTTTggctatatttataaatgagtATGTAATTCCCATGGATAATTTTGAAATAGTAGTCACGTGATTATAGTAGTAGTTATGTGATTAAAGTAAAGAGAATTGGTGAAATCTTTGAAAATTAGTTGGAACAATACGAACTGTTTATTAATTTACGAGCATGGACATTTAGAAACTTTACCAAACTTATATGGTAATTAACGAAAACGTGAACATATAGTAACTGATTCGATGGCATTGATGGTTTTAGCAATTGATTAGAAAGTGAAATTCTTGTAAAGATATGGTAAGAAAAGGATGAAAAGAGAATGTGCATGGAGATGAAATGACCCATATCTCATAATTAGGtttcttctctttatttttgttgttcttTTTAGTACACGCTACAGAGATACTACGATGAAAGTGAGTAAAATATGAAATGTCACTCCAATAATGCGATTTGCTTTATTGACCATATCGACCCACAACAATTCAGCATACCTCACCACCTCATTTCTTCATTCCCTCCTTTTGTCTCTTTTTCACACCCCACCCCGTATCAGCTTTTCCCTAAAGTTtcaccaatttttttaatatattcccTCCATGATATTTTGGGAacctttaaaataatatatatatatatatatatatatatatatatatatatatatattcaattagAAAGATTAAAGGATGTTGGAGAAGTTATTGCGTGTAAACTTTTAAAAGCCACTTACTATGAAATAATGATGCCGGACGCAAAATTAACGTAACCCATACGTGGGATCTGTTGAAGTACAAACCTTTGATTGTGTACATTACATAATGTTCTTGGCTTTCCACACGTGTGGATGAGTTGCCCCAAACTTGGACGCAAAAGTTGTTCATTGGGCCGTGAACGAGTATAATTACAAAGTCTGGCGCACTACCTTATTACGAAAACACGTGTTAAGGAAATTGATCATGTGTAATTGTGTATCATGCATGGCCAAGTTTGAATCGAAGTTCCATCCGAATGGTAAAAGCAATTCAAACGGTGCAGAACAAGCAGAATATGCAGATCGAACGGAACAAGTACATATCAAACCAGGGGCGGactcatgaattttttttacctGGATCATAATTTACACTATAAGCCCAAAAGCTAACAAAAAGGCccaaattacaaaaacaaaacatataggATAAAAATGGATTCGAACCGAGATTGGGGGGTCAAGAATAGGGTAAAGTAACCAactaaactgtttttttaacaACGTACAActaaaaattcattttcttatatttaatgGGTGTCAGTTGACCCCCCTTTCTTTGCTGTGGGTCCGCCTCTGTATCAAGCAGATCATGCAGGAGagatgcagatcaagcagaacaagttatttttaaaaattataaatgacaAAAACAGTCTAAAAATGCAGATcatatatttatcatatatttaaacaatGAAAATTAcaccaaaatatcaaaacacataatgaaaaaaatacataaacaaaGGTAACATAATTTAATGATTTGCCCATAACATATCTGCAATATTGTCTCTAATGTTTGTCATACGATCTCCATCAGCCATATTTGTTATCTCCATGTCACTTATATCATTTTCAGAATTTTCGTTGCTAGTATTTGTATGTCTCATTTCTTCAATAAAATCTTCATCAAAGTAGTTTGAAATTCTGATAAAATTATGCAATCCCATTGTAGCAGTTACCGCTCTTTTTTGAACTGCAATATCATATCTCGGAAAATCACTCAAAATCCTCCATTTCTTCTCCCAAA encodes:
- the LOC106396835 gene encoding AP2-like ethylene-responsive transcription factor ANT (The RefSeq protein has 2 substitutions compared to this genomic sequence); its protein translation is MESFCDNDDNNHGNTTNLLGFSLSSNMLKMGGGGGEEALYSSSSSAATSSSVPPQLVVGDNSNNYGVCYGSNSAAGGMYSQMSVMPLRSDGSLCLMEALNRSSHSNQHHHTQVSSPKMEDFFGTHHSNTSNKEAMDLSLDSLFYNTTHEPNNNTNFQEFFSFPQARNHHEEETRSYQNDPGLTHGGGSFNVGVYGEFQQSLSLSMSPGSQSSCITGTHHHQNQNNQAQNNHQISEALGVETSVGFETTTMAAAAKKKRGQEEVVVVGQKHIVHRKSIDTFGQRTSQYRGVTRHRWTGRYEAHLWDNSFKKEGHSRKGRQVYLGGYDMEEKAARAYDLAALKYWGPSTHTNFSVENYQKEIEDMKNMTRQEYVAHLRRKSSGFSRGASIYRGVTRHHQHGRWQARIGRVAGNKDLYLGTFGTQEEAAEAYDVAAIKFRGTNAVTNFDITRYDVDRIMASNTLLSGELARRNINSIVVRNNNNEENAVNAVVDGGLNKEVSSPERELSFPAIFTLPQVGQKMFGANMVGNMSSWTTNPSAELKAVSHTLPQMPVFAAWADS